TATTGTTGCTAAGCATAAGCTCTTCAACGTTTGAAAGGTTTCCAAAAGACTGAGGTATGGCTTCGGAGAAAAAATTTAAGGAGAGATCAATAATCTTCAAGTTTTTACAGTTGCCAATCTCTCCAGGAACAGTCCCATGAAAATTGTTCTGCCACAGCAACAGCTTCTCTAGCTTCTGAAGTTTGCCCAACTGTGGTGGTAGTGAACCTGAGAGACCATTGTCATATAAAAACAAGTTGACGAGCTCCGAGCAGTTGCCTAGATGCGGTAGAATCCCACCAGAGAGCATCGTAGAGTACAATGATAGTGTCTGCAGATTGCTAAGGTTGCCCAGTGAAACAGGAATGGAACCAGAATTTTAGTATCAGCTAGACCCAGCACTAGCAAATTCTTGCATCCTCCAAGCTTATCTGGGATCTTTCCTTCAATGTTCTTGTTCCCCCCAGCTCGTATGACCAGTAAATTTGATATTCTACCTAGTTCTGCTGGGAGATTCCCGCTCAAGTAGTTATCGAATATGATAAGATTATTGAGATTGGTACAATTGCCAAGCTCCACTGGGATTATCCCAGTAATCTGGTTAGAGTTCAAAATTAAGTCTTGGAGATTTTCTAGCTTCCCAATACTTGAAGGAATACTCCCCACCAGACTATTAGAGCTAACATCTAGCACTGTTAGGCGAGAGCAGTCACCGATATCCGGTGGGATTGTTCCAGTAAGATTTACACCAGAAAGAATGGGCTTTTCAAGGTATAGAAGGGTGGAAAGATTGGAAGGGAAAGGAAAAGCTATATCAACAAATTGAATGTTGATTTCAGTGACCAAATTATTAGAAGAAAAAGTTATGTGAGACCACTTGCAAGGGTTAGGGTCCAAATGATTCCAGTTAGAGAAAACTGAAGAACGTGAAGGGGAGCTGTGAAGCCAATAAAGAAGAGTATCAACTATTCAACTTTACTATTTGTTGCAGAAGCAGCAGAAGATGCAAGTGTAAGAATAACGACGAAGAGATGGTGGTAGTGAGTGGCGAAGGATCGCCTCAGCATTGCGTGATGGTTGTAGAAGATGAATGGTTGCCTCGACATCGGCATTGGCAATTGCCTCAAATCCCAAACCTCTCTTCTTGAACCTGCATTGGGTCTCTCTATACCTCTCAGCTTCTCTCTCTCTAAAATGATTCTCATCTTAAACCCAACCCagaacaacttcctttgcagacAAGCAAGAAACACAAGCACGAACTAGTAAACATTTTCAACCACTCCACCACCCTCACCTCGGGGTTCTGTTCTTGCTCCATctttttgttctttctttatttgaatAGGTGCTTGGTAGATATACTGGGTTGCAGAAATGCCATGTGTTCTTGCATTATTTTCCTCAATAGGGTCAGTATTATTGATTGTTTTAGCATTGATAATAGGGCCATTCTCTTTAGAACAAATCCACCGGCGCCGTTACCTTTGAATTGATTACTCTTTTCAAGAAGCTGGAAAATTTTCTTGCATAAAACCTATGTAGCACGGAAACGGAAACGCGGAAACGGGGAAACGCGGAAACGGACACGGGGAAACGGCATTTTAAAAAACATAGGAAACGGAAACGTGGGGGAAacgtgtaaatataaaaaatataggggtatatttataaatatatatatatatatatatatatatatcatgaaagatgttcaataataaataaagttcaaatcaacatttaaattcaactataaaaatacatatttagaagtttcatacttataagaaataaatatcaactacaacacattcaaatgttaaaaaagaaaagataataaaatttataacatttccTCAACTTCACTGTCTTTCTCATTCTCCTTCTCCATGCTTGTAGTTGCATTTTCATCAAACAAAACAGACTCTAACTCTGGTTCATCCAATGAAAGGTTGGCAAATTCAAGAACTCCCACATCTTCCATACTTCCAAATTGATCACCACCAACATCCCACAATTTTGTCTTCTCATCATAATATTGGGAGGAGTTTCTGGACAGAAGACGAAGATTATTATGGATAAAAACCAAGTCCTCTGCACGTTTTGGAGTTAATTTATTCCTTCTGCATGAATGAATGAAGGAATAAATACTCTAATTTCTTTCACAACAAGAGGAGGAAGTAGGTTGTCCAAGCACTTTAAAAGCCAAcctttgaagtaaaggtgcattAGAACCAAAACATGCCCACCATTTCCTAGGATCTGTAACATACATACTTCCAATAGAATCAGGATCAGCAAAAGGTCcacttttcaaagaaaaatttgcaaattcatcATTTGCTCTAATTCGCTCATCTTCATTAGAAAAAATCCTCCTGAAGCATTTAATTCTCTCAGTTGATACTTCTCCATCCATATGAGGAGGCACTCTACCTTCTCCCTCTTGAAGCCATTTTTCACTATAAAatcttcaaaaataagaaaataaattcagaaaaaaaaaaattagaacaagaagatgagtatgtaagttagaaatttaccttggatttaatgaatgggctaaacaatgaAGGGGAGTGTTGTTCTTTGCCCAACGATCAACAAGAATTCGATGAACCACATAATAAAAAGGAGAAAACCCATCTGCTTGCTTTCCTTCATGATCAAAAATAACTTGCTTCACCTTTTCAATCATAGAAtcccacaactcataaaccaaatGAAGGCATGGTTTGTCTGTGTCACAAACTCTGATCATGTCATAAATGGGCCCAGTAAAAGCAATGATGTAATCAACCTTTTCCCACCAATCCTCATCTACCACTTTATCACGAACAAATCTAGCTTTACCTTGGTCATCTTCTCGGTATTGTGCCCATTGATCACTCATAACCATTGCTTCTAAAGCACGTCTAATAAGTTTAAATCTTTTAAGCATCACAACAATAGAAGCAAAGCAGTGTCAAGAATGAAAGCAATTTCAAAGGGCTAAACCGATTATAAATTGCAAGCCTCATGGAATGATTCATTATAAAATTCTTGATTTTCAAAGCATCCCCATGGATTTCAGTGATCCAGTGACACACATCATAAGTTTTTTTATTAGTTTCCAAATTTTTTGCTGCACATATATTCTTCAAAGCAAGATTAAGAGTGTGTACAACATAAGGAGTCCAATAAATATGTGGAAACATTCCCTCAATGATTTCTTCAGCACCTTTACAATTTGAAGCATTATCGAATGACTTGTACCACTTTTTGATGACCCACCTCATCAATTACTTCTTTTAGCAAATTAGCAATAAATTGCTTATCTTTCCCTTCACGAGAACAATCTCTGATTTGATAAACATGGGGCGGACTAAAACAaccataaaattaatcaaaggccTCCTCTGGGGATCACTCCATCCATCACTCACAATACTAACACCCTTTTCTAACCAAGTACTTTTAATTGGTTCAAGCAACCTCTCTACATTTGCTTTTTCTTGCTGAAGTAATGTGGTTCTCAATTTGTTATAACCAGGCGGCACATAACCACCCAAAACATGATTAGCAGCAAAAGAATAAGAACTCACATAATAAGGATTTCTAGCAAAATTAAAAGGTAGACCCCCAGTGTAAAACATTCTAGCAATCTCTGCATCTAATTGAGCTCTAGTTTGCAAGTCAAAAGCTCTACCAAGAGGAGAATCATTaactcttcttttcttcaaaGCTGCTGAAATACTTGGTTCAGTTATATTCAATGAAGGAACAGAAGTTATACTAATAGGCAAATAAACTCGCCTAGATTGTGAATTGGTAATTTTGTTTGTTGCCTCATCCTCCTGTTTCCTCATTTCAGAAATACTATCATTCCTTACTTTTTTACACACACCAATCCCCTTTCCAGTGATTTTCAATAAATAAGCCCTCACTCTAGTATAAGTCCCTTGCTTTTCTTGTCCACAAAAATTGCATATCCATTTACAATTACCCCCTCCTTCTCCAGTTTTCTCTAATTTAGTTACATATCTCCATAGAGGACTAAATTCTTCCTCCCTAGTTTTTGAAGAAGTGCCACTAGTGCTATTTGCTTGGGGAGAATTTGAGTTTGAAGAATCCATTCAAATATTGtcctatcaaaatgacaaaaagaaaatgcaattttatacaatttacaaattatttaaacaaattatatacTAAGGATTAAAGCACaatgtaaattatatattaaatgattaaagagttaaataatagaattgaataaattgactatattatgaaaaattttaatatataatataacgatacattaaaacaaattatattaaacatattatatataaactattataaaaatataaaatatattaatataaaatacaaattttgaatattggaattttttttatttatcattaattagaatttaaacttgaaattttataattttaaaaataactttaaaaatatatttacatttgtccttaatttccttcaaaatgttgattgtaaaaatatggcaaatcttgaaaatttttagtgaatttgggaaaattttttttatcttttttttttttaaaaaaaaaaatttatgataactcctcaaatttagtttgagaaaaatctaattatggaatatacatttagagaaaaaaaaattgatattaaatatgataaatttatgattaattaatagaataaaattataattaattaataaaaattacttgataaaattattttacaaaaaaattagaaaaagaaaataataaattaataataaagaaaataataaattaataaaaccaCCCCAATCTAATAAACCTAATTACCCAGCCCAGCCCTTATTCATTTCACAATCGGGAAAtggggaaggaaaaaaaaaaagggaaacgtTACCTGAGAGAATGGCGAGTCATTGCTGCTTCTTGCTTCTTCTTACTGTTTCTTCttacctttcttcttcttctgttgagTGTTGATAAGAGAGAAAAGAGTTAATATGGCAGTGGCAGatcaaagaaaaaagaagagaaatcaGAAATGTGGTGTTGCGAATCTTGCGATTCTTACCCGACGGCGACGCTTGAAGCCTTGAAGGTaccctttcccttttctttttctttttcttcttctttcttttctgttGTTGGTGAATATTGTGAACTGTGAGCGTGAAGTAATCGATTTTAAcctacccatttttcttcttttttttttttttaattttctttaaagaaaCGCGTTTCGAAAACGCAGCGTTTTTCGATATTTTGGAAGCGGCGGAAACGTTTCCGAGCCGTGTCAGTTCGTTTCCCCGTCGGAAACGTTTCCGACACTGGGAAACGGCACTCGGAGCCATTTCCGTGCTACATAGCATAAAACTACATATTGTTCTTCCAAATGCATTGAAACCTTCTTTTTGTTTATCAATTCTTTCCTTGACCAGCACAGTTTCCCATCATTATAAATTTCCGATAGGCACACAGAGAATGCTCCAGAAATTTTGTGGATCATTTGGATTTTCCTGTTGTGCCAAACGGGTAGATATGGCCAGATTGGCATCTTATGGTAGAAAATTATATGCTCTTCAGGAAAAAAAAATGCGTATTTGATTGCCTAGCACATTGCATTTAATTTAAGTGAATTCTGTTAAGGAAATACATACCCAATCATATGTTAATATGAGAAGCTAGCATCACTTTGAATTTCCAATCAAGTTATTGTTTCACAATCCAGTGTAACCTTgcaatcaaattaatttatatatgaaagctTATATAATACAACATTTCTTAATCTTACTTTATAAATTTTGTTTGAGCAAAAATGAATTCACTAGTGATTTTTCTTATTCAATTGGGATGTGGAAGTTCTCTCTTcactcaaatatatatatatatatatatatgggacatATGTGATACAAACTCAAGCAAAGCTACGAAGAGCCCAGAACTCTAGGATTTGAGCTTGGGAATTCGCCACCATGGAATCTACACACGTTTTGTTCTCAATGGCctccaaataaaataaaatcacacGGCTAACCTATTCATTTTGTATTACACTATATCAAGACATGGATGATTCTTTTCTTCAACATCAGCCATTGTAATTTAAGTGTAAAAACTActttttaagaaaaaataaataaattttattgaaaaataatgttattattttggtattttaattattaaaatttatcaaatttaattttatatttttttttaatatactttaattaatatatttaaaaatacaaTTTTCTCAATAATAACTTTAATAATAATACCAAACAGATTCTTATTGTCATAAAATATTGAAATgtgtatataaaaattaaaatcagagGAACATTGAAATTATCAAAAATATTCTTAAttcttttatattatttatatttatattttttattatttaaaatttaattttaaaatttaaataaatttaaaattcttaattagttATGCTTGGACTTAGCTTCTtcctaattaaattttatttattgtaatccaaaattaaaaaaaaaagtgtaaaaAAGAATAGACTAAAATAAGAAttcttattttaaaaaatgtGCTTTTcattgtttaaaaaaaattatcattttttacaaaataaatgatcaaaaaatgaaattattttttaaggaTTGCAACCTTTTTTTAGGCCTATTGAAACTCAaagtgttttattttatttttatttttatttttatttttaaggctttaaacttgattttcttatttaatttttttaaaaaaaattgcaataaatatttttgAAATCGATCCGTAACATTTAAAGATAATTATTATGACCTATACTAAAAGTGAGAAGGaaggaaaatattaaaattatatataaaaaaaactcTTAACTTTAATTCGGAGAAAAATATAATCATAATAACTTAATATTATCataacaaataattaaatttaaataatttttaaaattaatatattatgataatattatattatataaaaattaattaaaaaattatataatacaaaattaaattatgagtatGCATAATGAGTAAAAAATGTGCAACACATATGAaagcaaattgaaataaaaattttcaattatttatatattcagtaatttattaatatttagaaAGTAAACCAAATGAGCTAATGAAATCGATTGAATAAGAAACGGAATGAAACAAAAGCCTAATGATACTGTATTGGCTTTCAGCTCAGTCAAATGAAGTTAATAGGCTTGGGCCGCTAGGCCAACCAAATGGTGCTATGGTCCATGGTGGTTGAATCCAAATCTAGTTAAATTGCCCAATaacaaaattatataatttttttgtcatcataccccaaaaaaataaaaaaatttcaatttttacctTAAAATAGAAGTGAACTGAATGATTCATTTTGATTTTCGATTATAACCTAAGTTTGATCACCCCTAACTCGAGTAGCATATCCAACAAGCTTCGGATCACCTTGGCTTCAATAGATTATGGGGTTCTGGAGGATTCTCTTAAATAAGAATTAGAAACGGTCTTAAAGCTTGGAGTGACAGGAACTGGTGGAAACTGACTGGATTGATGACCAAGATAAATTGAAGGATATGATTGTGGGTTTCTACAGGAATTTGTTGCTAAAGACATCTTGGTAACCCGTGTCTTCCCTATTTGAAATAAGTTTCCTagctttgattaattttgaagGTGTGGAGTCTTTACAAGTCACGATTATTATTGTTGAAATAAAGCAATCTTTATTCGATGTGAAGGCTTGGAAAGCTCTTTGTATTGATGGTCTCCATTGAATTAAGGCTCAGCTTAATAAGACACTTTTTGTCCTAACTTCTTTGTAAAGTTGGCAGTCCTGAAGTGATTCCTCAATTTCGGCCTATCAACCTTGTAATGTAAATTTTATGGAGGGAGGTCACTGATATGTTTTGGAAGTGATATGAAGGAACTCGCCTACACGTTAGCGTTTgtatggaagtggataaattatGCAAGCAATTCATTCAacaatggggtgagttccttcaaCTCATGATAATATTGAGAATGAAAACAAGCAAGAAAGATTTCAACAAGAAAATTTTCTGATTCATTAGTCAATGATTAAGTGCCAAAATGCAAGAGCAATatgcagaattcaagaagaaaaccAAGAGCAAGTTGAAATTTGTCTGGATTGCACTTTTGGCTTACACACTGTTAGCAGGCATAGCTGGGGTTGCTTTTCCACCGAAGTCTTGTCCATGCTTTTTAATTGCCATCTCTTTTTATCAAGAATAGCTTTGCAGGTGACAAAATCATAGAGTATGTTTCCACCATGCCAAACAAAGCTCCATTTCATGGAAGAAGAAAATCCCAGTTGGTATTTTAAGTCCCAGCACAGATAATAATTACTTTACAGCTTCAGGTGGACTTGATTTCAAATCCCATGCTGCTGCTGAGGTCTTCTTTGGATATTTGTTATCCAAATCAGGACCCCAAATTACCATGGTCAAATTAATAATATcatatacaacatttaatttatataaattatatttctcATTTACCAACCACCCTCTTCTTCCTCCACTTTTTCAAGTTTTCATTGTAACAATACTGAGcaataacttttaaaataatattcatttatattttttaatgataCAGTATTCATATTATTATTTAAAGTTTAAAAGAGTGGTTCATAAAAAATTACTCTTTCTAAATTTTAGAGATTGAaagagtattttaattaaaatcaataaaattataccactatttttatatttaatagttaatctaacaattatttttatcaaatactCTTATTTTAAATCACTGTATaaacaattaattattaattgCTAATATCTAACGGTTAATCGTTAATAAAATAACTGACAGTTACTAAAATAATTACAATTATTAAAACAACTAACATCACCGAATAGGCATGTGAATTTTATCGATGAGACTTTTATGGGGAAATgcataataaattagtataatgtgactttaaataaattttatcatacttttaataaaatttattataattttagataatatattaattattaattaactcaaataaataaGTCTTTCTTATAAAAGCAACTTAAAATTACATCATTTCTTTCTCCCTTACCCCTTCCTTTattctctctaattttttttattggatcGCCACCAAACACAAGTCCCTTTTTCTGTAGTTCTTTACTAGTTTTATATTAAAAGTGATTTCTTTAAAAGGGtggtaaatatttaaaattttaaatatttaaatatttaattaaagcaTTTATTAGTAATTGATAAATCGTTAAtatgtttaataaaaataatttataaacatatttattattaaaatataatatttaaaaaattaataaaaatattactataattttacactttcatttaaaattaataatttatttttatagaacattttttaaataattttaatttttaaaaattttataataaaatgtaattttttaaaacataattttaatcatatttatttaaaataataactttaactattttattaaaaaatgtcTTAATTGTTTTGGCTTTAATTTGAAAATGGCAATAACTAATAATGGAAGAAAGCAAACCAAGGTGGAAAAGATTCATTTATATGCAGTGATTTAATGACAAAAAAAGAGAAGTAAACCAATGATTCAATGGAGTGGCGTGAGTTAGAACAGTGAAATGGCAACAACCATAATGCCATATCCTGCCTAAATAAGCACTATAATTTCATGATAATTAATTCAACCACCTCCCTAATATTCCTGTGGAAAGCCCCTTAATAAAGGTCTATTCTTTTTATGCACAAGCTTTTTCTTCAAAGGAGAGGCCCCATTGAAGAAATATTTATTCCCAATAATATTCCAAAGTGAATTTGTTGTTTCTCACCAGAGTACTTTCAAACATTATTACAAATatcaagaaaataaataaatga
This sequence is a window from Hevea brasiliensis isolate MT/VB/25A 57/8 chromosome 10, ASM3005281v1, whole genome shotgun sequence. Protein-coding genes within it:
- the LOC110653958 gene encoding uncharacterized protein LOC110653958, which gives rise to MLKRFKLIRRALEAMVMSDQWAQYREDDQGKARFVRDKVVDEDWWEKVDYIIAFTGPIYDMIRVCDTDKPCLHLVYELWDSMIEKVKQVIFDHEGKQADGFSPFYYVVHRILVDRWAKNNTPLHCLAHSLNPRFYSEKWLQEGEGRVPPHMDGEVSTERIKCFRRIFSNEDERIRANDEFANFSLKSGPFADPDSIGSMYVTDPRKWWACFGSNAPLLQRLAFKVLGQPTSSSCCERN